Part of the Paenibacillus terrae HPL-003 genome is shown below.
AAATAAATCATCGCGTCCTGTTGATTTACGGAGAGAAAGACAAACTCTTTTATCCATATGCCCGGTTGTTGCATGAACGATTGCCCCAAAACGAGCTGATTTTTATCGAAGATATGGATCATCGAATTCCTACAAGGGCAGCCAAACCATTAAATCGATTAATTAGCCAGTTTATAAGTCGCTAGGCATGATGTAAAGATTAAAGAGAACAGGGTCTAGACCTGTATGAAAAGCAGACACTTTTACTATTATAGCCATGTGAACTGGAGTTGAAGTGCATTTGAGGGATTTGAATGTGCGTTTTATCCAAAAGCTGTTTATAGATTATTAAAAGATTGTATACTGTTTAAACTATAATTCCATGCTACATGCAATGGGAATGAGGTGTACGTTATTTATGTATAGAGTGGCTATCTGCGATGATGAGGACAAGCAAAGAGAGCTTGTTAAAAATATGCTAGTCACTTTATCGATGAAGACCAATATAGAATTTAAAGTTGAGTTATTCGACTCAGGAGAAAGGCTGGTATCTCATTATCTAAATCATGAATCGCCATTCCATATCTTAATATTGGATATTGAAATGAATGGCATGAACGGAATTCAAACCGCCCAAAAAATAAGGAGTTTACATCACCTGGATGAACAGATTGTTTTTTTAACGAGCTACCCTGAGTACATGCTGGAAAGCTTTGACGTAGTCACATTTCAGTATTTAATAAAACCGATTGCTCCCCATATCTTTGAGGAAAAAATGATAAAGCTGTGTCAGTACTTTCAATCTCTAGATAAAAAATTCGTGATCATCAAGTCAGCTTATGAAGAAGTGCTTTTAAAATATGATGATATCATTAGCATTGAAGTGGCCAAAAGCTTAACCATAAAAAACAAACTGCATTTTGTCACCTCTACACAAACCTATGATAGCAAAGGGATTATTTCTGATTATGCATCAGCATTAAAGGACTATAATTTTCTACAGATTCATCGTTCGATTATTATAAACTTAATTCATGTCAAAAAATTTGCTGGCGGTGATGTTTTGATGTCAAATGATGTGAAGTTACCTATTGGGCGTTCTAAAATAAAAGAAGTTAAAGATTTGTATACCAAATTTATGATCATGAAGATGCATTAATATGATGGAATATAACTCCCTGCTTCTTATTCTTTGCGTTGTCCTTGTGATGTGCTTCCAAGTGAATTTTTACTTTAACTCGGTTTTTGATAAGTCCAATCGAAAGCCGAACAGATTCGTGTACTTCATTATTTTTGGGTTGCTGGATTCCTTATATTTAAGTGTTTATTTGACTCCTACGATATCTTCGATTTTAGCATTACTTGTCATATTTAGTTTAGCGCAATCGTATACAGTGGAAATCAAGACAAAGATCATTTTTTCTATCCTTTATGCTGTATTAATAACCATCGTTAATTTTATATCTCTTTATATTTTATATGCTGTAGGCTCCGTTAAAATTAGCAACTTTAGCCATTTGAGTGGACAAGATCACTTGATATCCTCTAAGGTCATGTTACTCAGCTGCATTATCATGTTTGCTGTCATTCAGATTATACGGCTATTCGCCAAACGCAGAACCTTCCCTTTGCAGCATCGTTACTATATTTTATTTTTAATCGTTCCCATCATAAGTTTATACCAGGTCAATGTTTTATCTGTTTATAGTGAAAAGAACATGTATTATTTTGGTTCTATTATTGGCTTTATTTTCTTAAATGTTTTTATCATATATATTTTCGATAATATCATTGAAAAATTTCAATTAATGCATGAAAATGCTCAATTACAACATCAGATGGACTACCAAGATGCTAACTACGAAAAAACGGTTCACAGCTTCAAAAATATGAAAAGAATCATTCATGATACACACCAACAGTTTTTGTATATTGAAGAATGTATCAAGAGAAATGAATTGGCTGAGGCGAGTGAACATATTAAGGTTACATTAAATAAAATCGAAGGAGCCTATCAAAGGGTTAATACCGGTAATCTGGTTATAGATGCCCTTGTCACGAATAGTCTTAATATTGGGCAAGCCAATGGCATCAAGGTAGATACCCAGCTTAACTTATATTCACAGAAAGTAAATATTGAACGTTATGATTTATGTGTCGCTCTAGGGAATATGCTGGATAATGCCTTAGAAGCATCTAAAAAGGTCAAGATTGCGGATGACAGGTACATTCTTATTAAAATACATTCCAATGAATCTGCGCTTTTCATTCACATCCTGAATCATGTGGAGAATGAAGTGGCCCATTTGCACAGTCAAAAATCAAACCCGGATATTCATGGTATTGGCTTAACCAATATATCCAGAATATGTGACAAATACGGTGGAAACATGACCATTGAAACGAAAAATAAAATATTTAATAATATGGTTTTATTGCCATTTTATAAGGACAATCCTTAGACAATATGTTGTTTAGGGATTGTTTTTTTCGTTTCAGGGTGCCTTTTCTATATAGAATCCTCGTTCATTGTATGATCAGTCCAGTCATAAAATCTGGTGAAGCCATAAGAGGAGGAAATATAGAATGAAGAAAATAATAGCTGTGTTCATTTCGGCTATGCTTTTTGTACTGCCGATGACGAATGCTTTTGCTCAAGGCAATCCTGAACTCATCAAGGAAAAGGCTCGCAATCTGGCCTCGGAGCTGGTATCCAAATACGGTGCTAGCG
Proteins encoded:
- a CDS encoding LytR/AlgR family response regulator transcription factor, which produces MYRVAICDDEDKQRELVKNMLVTLSMKTNIEFKVELFDSGERLVSHYLNHESPFHILILDIEMNGMNGIQTAQKIRSLHHLDEQIVFLTSYPEYMLESFDVVTFQYLIKPIAPHIFEEKMIKLCQYFQSLDKKFVIIKSAYEEVLLKYDDIISIEVAKSLTIKNKLHFVTSTQTYDSKGIISDYASALKDYNFLQIHRSIIINLIHVKKFAGGDVLMSNDVKLPIGRSKIKEVKDLYTKFMIMKMH
- a CDS encoding ATP-binding protein; translation: MMEYNSLLLILCVVLVMCFQVNFYFNSVFDKSNRKPNRFVYFIIFGLLDSLYLSVYLTPTISSILALLVIFSLAQSYTVEIKTKIIFSILYAVLITIVNFISLYILYAVGSVKISNFSHLSGQDHLISSKVMLLSCIIMFAVIQIIRLFAKRRTFPLQHRYYILFLIVPIISLYQVNVLSVYSEKNMYYFGSIIGFIFLNVFIIYIFDNIIEKFQLMHENAQLQHQMDYQDANYEKTVHSFKNMKRIIHDTHQQFLYIEECIKRNELAEASEHIKVTLNKIEGAYQRVNTGNLVIDALVTNSLNIGQANGIKVDTQLNLYSQKVNIERYDLCVALGNMLDNALEASKKVKIADDRYILIKIHSNESALFIHILNHVENEVAHLHSQKSNPDIHGIGLTNISRICDKYGGNMTIETKNKIFNNMVLLPFYKDNP